In Nocardioides daphniae, the DNA window GTTCCTCGTCTTCACCAGCAACGCCTTCGCGATCCTCGGCCTGCGGGCGATGTACTTCCTGCTCGCCGACCTCATGCACCGCTTTGTCCACCTCAAGGTGGGGCTGGCGGCGATCCTGGTCTTCGTCGGCGTCAAGATGCTGCTGCTCGACGTCGTGAAGATCCCGATCTGGCTCTCGCTCGGCGTCATCGCCACCAGCATCACCGTCGCGGTGCTGTGGAGCCTGCGCGCCACCGGGGACGAGCGCGAGGGGGCAGGAGTCTGAGCCGCAGCCCGGGCGTCGGGCGGGCGGGTCAGTAGGTGAGGACGAGCAGCACGTCGCCCTCCTGGACGACGGCGCCGGGCTCGAAGCGTACGTCGCTGACGACGCCGGAGACCTCGGCGAGCACGGGGATCTCCATCTTCATCGACTCCAGCAGCACGACGGTCTCGCCGATCTCGACGGAGTCACCGACGGCGACCGGCACCTCCAGGACGTTCGCCACCATGTCGGCGGTGACGGGGAAGGTCTTCTCGCGGGCCATGCGAGGGACGCTAAGCGTTACCGGCAGGTACCAGAAACCCGACCCACGAGCCGACCCGCGGCACCGCTCAGAGGGACGAGAAGCGGGGAGGCTCCGGGCGTACGGCGTGGGCCTCCTCGGCGGCCCGCGCCCGCGCCCCGCGCTGGCCCGTGAAGGCCAGGTCGAGGCGGATGATCAGGTAGCCGACGACCAGGCCGAGCGCGACGCTGTACGCGGTCTGGAGCCCCGCCTCGACGTACGAGGTGTCGAGGTTGACCAGGCGCTGCGCGACCGGCAGCGTCGCGGCGGCACCGAAGGCGCAGACCCACCAGCCCTGGCGGCGACGGGCGCGCATGTGCACGCCCCAGACCAGCGCGGGCACGCCCAGGAAGATCGTCAGCGGCCGCGGCACGGCACCGATCGTCGAGCGCATCCACTCGGCCAGGTCGTCGCCGCTGCGAGCCAGGCCACCGCCGCCGTAGCTGCGCAGCAGCTCGGTGTAGACGAGGCTGACGGCGAGCACCAGGGAGCCGACGACGACGATCACCAGGCCGCGGGTGCCGAGGCCGTGCAGACCGGCGGCGAAGCGCCAGACCAGGGCGAACATCAGCAGGAAGCCGACGGCGAGGGTCACGTACTCGAAGCGGGTGGTGGAGGCGACCGGCTCGAAGCCGACCGTCGCAAAGGCGCCGATGGAGGCGATCGCGGTGGCGACCACGACCTCGCGCACGGCCGCCAGGAAGGTGCGGGCGGGCACGGTGAGCACCACCGCCAGCAGCGCGCTGGTCACGCAGGTCAGCACCGCGGCACCGCTGCGCAGGATCGGTTCGTCCCAGGCCACGGCCGTCACCCCGATGGCGACCGCCAGGACCGAGAAGACGACCTGGCGACCGCCGGTGCGCGCCATCACCGCCCAGGCGTACGTCGCGAGGACGCAGACCGCGCCCGCACCGTCGAGCCACTCGGGGCCACGGTGCAAGGCGGCCGCGCCGAGCAGCATGGTGCCGGCGAGCAGCAGGCAGGACCAGAAGAACAGACGTGCGCGGGCTGCCCGGCGCCGCTGCAGCGAGGCCTCGGAGCGCTCGCGGTCGACGGCGACCGGCACGGGCGGCTCGGCGACGTAGCCCTCCGGCGCCCGGAAGTCGGGGTCGGGGGCGGGCGGCAGGTCGAGCGGCGCCGGCGCCAGGTCGACGACCGGCTCGACGACGGGCGGCACCGCTCCGACGACGGCGTCCTGGGAGACGTGGTTGACCACCGGGCCTGCTGCAGGGAGCGTGACCTCGGGCAGGACGGGGGCGACGGCGGGCGGCAGCACCGGCGGCGCGACCGGGGCCGGGGCGGCCGGCGTGGAGAGCGCGGCCCGGATGCCGAACGGGTCG includes these proteins:
- a CDS encoding biotin/lipoyl-binding carrier protein — translated: MAREKTFPVTADMVANVLEVPVAVGDSVEIGETVVLLESMKMEIPVLAEVSGVVSDVRFEPGAVVQEGDVLLVLTY